One Aegilops tauschii subsp. strangulata cultivar AL8/78 chromosome 7, Aet v6.0, whole genome shotgun sequence genomic window carries:
- the LOC109745960 gene encoding glycerophosphodiester phosphodiesterase GDPDL4, which produces MRSATAPEHFQCSAPPSSLSLFSSPPARVRVLRGNLPGMRSGRVPGRGGGGGGGGETAALLCGLLLLLGAADAQGIRRPSSYKTLRGDAPLVIAKGGFSGVFPDSSYYAFSFALLASAPDTSLWCDVQLTKDGVGICLRDINMSNCTNAAQVYPVKNKKEAKYVIDGVPKTGYFSLDFTLSEIQTTLSLTQGIYSRTERFDTMYSILSVTDFQSNVKPPSVWLNVQRDIFYKQHGLNMRSYIVSILKSVPVKYISSPELGFLKSISKRAGRRTKLVFRFPDNFLSDPSTNQTYSSLSKNLTFIKTIASGIMVPKIYIWPVTNDNYLQPPTSFVQDAHSAGLEIYASDFANDRIIPYNYSYDPLQEYLSFISDGGFSVDGVLTDYPITASEAIGCFADLNASKADHGKPLIISHNGASGDYPDCTDLAYQNAIKDGADVIDCALQVTKDGVLICMSSINLLDTTNVQMTPFSSRTSVVPEIRDTPGIFTFNLTWNDISDSSLKPKISSPLSTYYLVRNPRYTNTGKFVKFSDFLEYGKDQDLSGIMITIENAAFMAKSLGFDVLESLTTALNDAGYNNQTTKEVMIQSTDSAVLVKLKQQKAKYKLVYTLQPGIGDASASSLADVKEFAEAVVVDRSSFFAQSVHFIINQTSLLTDLQSAGLTVYAQVFRNEFVSQPWDFFGDETVEINNYAQSLNVDGLITDFPKTVRRYKRNSCTGLGNDVPSYMGNVTVGGLAQLLKNQAAPQAQPPSVAPMPKLDAPSVQRPPFPTVAPKNAPSGAAPPPGSSPSAAHTTAVSTCILLVLACATLLL; this is translated from the exons ATGCGCTCtgccacagcaccagagcatttCCAGTGCTCTGCTCctccgagctctctctctctcttctcttctcctccCGCCCGTGTCCGCGTCCTCCGCGGGAATCTTCCAGGCATGAGGAGCGGCAGAGTCCCTGgacgaggaggcggtggcggtggtggtggggAGACCGCCGCGCTCCTGTGCGGCCTCCTGCTCTTGCTCGGCGCCGCCGACGCGCAGGGCATCCGGCGCCCCTCTTCCTACAAAACCCTACGAG GTGATGCTCCCCTTGTGATCGCCAAAGGTGGATTTTCAGGAGTATTTCCTGATTCCAGTTATTACGCCTTTTCTTTCGCATTGCTTGCTAGTGCACCTGATACAAGTCTGTGGTGTGATGTGCAACTCACAAAGGATGGTGTTGGAATTTGCCTTCGGGATATAAATATGTCAAACTGCACTAATGCTGCACAAGTCTACCCTGTGAAAAATAAAAAGGAGGCAAAATATGTTATTGATGGCGTGCCAAAAACTGGATACTTCTCTCTGGACTTCACCTTGTCTGAGATTCAAACGACTCTTTCTT TAACACAAGGAATTTATTCTCGCACTGAAAGGTTTGATACCATGTATTCTATCCTTTCCGTGACAGACTTTCAGTCCAATGTCAAGCCGCCTTCCGTTTGGTTGAATGTTCAG CGTGACATATTCTATAAGCAACATGGTTTGAACATGAGAAGCTACATAGTTTCCATCCTAAAGAGTGTCCCGGTCAAGTATATTTCATCACCTGAGTTGGGTTTCCTCAAAAGTATATCTAAAAGAGCTGGCCGCAGAACAAAGCTTGTGTTTCGCTTTCCTGATAACTTTCTCTCCGATCCTTCTACAAACCAAACTTACAGCTCACTGTCGAAGAACCTAACATTTATTAAGACCATTGCTTCTGGTATCATGGTCCCCAAGATCTACATCTGGCCAGTGACGAATGATAACTATCTGCAGCCTCCAACATCTTTTGTCCAAGATGCCCACAGTGCAGGGCTAGAAATATATGCATCTGACTTCGCAAATGATAGAATTATTCCCTATAACTACAGTTATGATCCCTTGCAAGAATACCTATCGTTTATAAGTGATGGCGGCTTCTCTGTGGATGGTGTATTAACAGACTACCCTATTACTGCATCCGAGGCTATTG GCTGTTTTGCTGACTTGAATGCAAGTAAGGCGGATCATG GGAAACCTTTAATCATTTCGCATAATGGTGCCAGTGGAGACTACCCAGATTGTACTGATCTTGCCTACCAGAATGCAATTAAGGATGGTGCTGACGTGATTGACTGTGCCCTTCAAGTGACAAAAGATGGAGTTCTTATTTGCATGAGTTCCATCAACCTGCTTGATACCACCAATGTTCAGATGACACCTTTCAGTTCTCGTACATCTGTCGTTCCTGAAATTCGGGATACACCAGGGATTTTTACATTCAACCTTACTTGGAATGACATTAGCGATAGTTCTTTGAAAC CCAAGATATCTAGCCCATTGAGTACCTACTATCTTGTAAGAAACCCGAGATACACAAATACTGGGAAGTTTGTCAAGTTCTCAGACTTTCTGGAATATGGTAAGGATCAGGATTTATCTGGCATCATGATCACGATCGAG AATGCCGCATTTATGGCGAAGTCATTAGGATTTGATGTTCTCGAGTCCCTAACCACTGCCTTAAATGATGCTGGCTATAATAATCAAACTACCAAGGAAGTCATGATCCAGTCAACAGATAGCGCTGTTCTTGTGAAATTGAAGCAGCAGAAAGCAAAATACAAGCTTGTTTACACTCTCCAGCCAGGCATTGGGGATGCTTCTGCTTCCTCACTAGCAGATGTTAAGGAGTTTGCCGAGGCTGTAGTTGTCGACAGGAGTTCTTTCTTTGCACAAAGTGTGCACTTTATCATCAACCAAACCAGCCTTTTGACAGATCTGCAGTCCGCGGGACTAACGGTATATGCGCAGGTGTTCCGCAACGAGTTTGTATCACAACCTTGGGACTTCTTCGGAGATGAAACAGTGGAAATTAATAACTATGCCCAGTCGCTTAATGTCGATGGCTTAATCACTGACTTCCCCAAGACAGTGAGGAGATACAAGA GGAATTCGTGTACGGGTTTGGGAAATGACGTGCCCTCCTACATGGGGAACGTTACTGTCGGTGGCCTCGCGCAACTACTCAAGAATCAAGCCGCTCCTCAGGCCCAGCCGCCATCTGTGGCACCAATGCCAAAATTGGACGCACCAAGCGTGCAGCGGCCGCCATTCCCCACCGTCGCGCCCAAGAATGCACCTTCTGGTGCCGCCCCACCTCCCGGTTCATCGCCTTCTGCTGCTCACACGACGGCTGTAAGCACCTGCATTCTGCTTGTATTGGCCTGTGCTACTCTTCTGCTTTGA